TTGGAGAGCTCCCCTATTCATTCCCAATGATGTATCGACATTAGAATGTTTAGATACGTATGGTTCTGGATGAGTAACTCCCCCACCAAAAGGAAACTTTTCTTTACCCTTGTTACTCTGATCTTTTTGCTCATCAAACTCATTCAACTGCACGGCTCGATCTCTTCCAGCATAGGCAGCAGTGTTGAGCTCATCCATATAATCACCCACATTCCTCATTAGATTATCAAACCCATAACCAGCCTTTGGCAAGAAATTTGATGAGCCTTCATTTGAGTATCTCATCCCCTCATTATACATTATCTGAGCCCTCCGAAAACCATTAATTTCACTTATATCTGCGTTTCTTATATCTGCAGCTCGCTTTGATCTCCGAAATCCAATCTCTTCTTTCTCATCATCCACTGCCAAATACTCAAAATCTAGAGCAATTTTCGCTCGGAGTCCATCTGATCTTTTATCCTGTATTGCATCAGTCTCAACATCCCACTTCTCCTCGCTCATCAGACGAATCCTATGATTTTCAGCACCAACGCGCGAGATCCTCCTCCTCTCGTCTCGACTTGAAGAACTAATGGTTGATCTCACATCACTTTCTGAACCATCATTCATGTCCATCATTCTTTTCGCTGAAACATGTACTTTCCAGATTTATCAGAACGTGTCTCTACAGTCCTTTCCTCACCAGATTTCTCTAATAATTTGTTAAAGTCGACAACTTTGCTCTTGGCTAAAAAGTCAAACATTGCAgcagaaagaaaaaaatcaaggatgAAACAACTCATTAACCACCAAATTTTCAACGTTTCCGGCATTAAAAAAAGGAAACTACGGAGAAATTTTCTGAGCTCCAAGAAAAACTCGTCCAATTTGAGAACTTGAGCTAGACAtccttataaaaaaaatcatatcccTGAATTTTAGGTCTCCTAATTTTCctgtttcttgaaatatttacagcaaaaaagctaaaaaaaacaatagaaaTTGAAGGAAATGTACCTTTAAGCACAGCACCACAACCACCACAGAGTAATTGGTGACCTCTGGAAGTATATTGCCACACTTTGGACAAGGACTAACCGAACTTCTGCAGATTCAGACATTAGTTTTACGCAACTTTCAGTCAATTTTGAACAAGCCCACAAACATATGACACATGTACATGCAAAGAAACCAAACGAGAATTTAACAAATGAGAAATAACTTGaggttttgaacaatttttccCAGAAACTTCTGCCGCCGAGCCGCAGAATCCGCGGAACACGAACAGAAGATAATATATCTTTTCAGGGAGAATCTGAAGGTACCACAAACATCATGTGATACAGCTACTTCCGTTACCTTTGCGCAGTTTCTTGGGGTTCACCGTTCGCTTTTGCTTGTTTCTGTATGCGTGGCGTGTTTCCTTTTTGTACAATTTCCTACATCCTAATATACAATACAGGCTattactaatattttttttaagcaaGTTATTTGACTTTACTCCTAACTGAAAtagaatctttttttttttttttgaatccgtcaaatataataataatttatttatataaataactaTTAAATGAATTTAGTGCGAAGATCTCGAGATAACAAGTCACAAAACAAAACAGAGTACGTACgaggttttaaaaataaaaggaaatacatatattatatataacataaaaagtaTATAGAGGAGGATTAATCAAATTTTAGACCcttcaaattattaaaaaaaaacagataaaAAATATCGAGTCTACTATGTTTTGAGAAGTGCTCATAAAACAGCAAGTCGGGAAATTTCTTTTTTCCATTTATACAAACACGCAAGACGTACATATTTAGagctaattttaaataaagaatTTTGTCGGATCAagcagaagaagaagatgaaatgAGGGAAAGAAACGAAAGCATGGTTTTGGCCTTCGAACAGAAGGGTGAATACGCGTAATCTTTTTGGGGTTAAATGACAACTTTTCCTATACATTTTTTGACCAAGTCTACATTGCTATAAGTGCGaccatttattattattatttattgatttaaaatataacaaatacaCGTTTAGTGGTCATCAACTTTGTTGGATACTATACAATGTTTCAAATCTTAAATTGTTTCTATACATTTCATGCATCCATTAAATGTTACTAGCAAAATTATTTAATGAGAAAgagtttgaaaaatatttacttattACCTATCAAATGCATAATTCATATCGATTTGGCATTTGAAATTTcctttactatttttttttataattatcttgGTTTTTTGTTAAGTCGAATTTCAATTTAgttctttatttttgtttctttttctcatttcttaCACAGACATGACGTCGATGTGACAACTAATTGTAATGAATGAGTATTCCCTTCACTTGCTTGGATAAATAAAACATTGCTAAAATCTCATttctaaaacttttaaatatttattttcacttTGAGAATggaattgataatttttttttaaaaaaaaactatgaatTAATTGAATAAATCCATGCTGGGGAAACTGCTAAAAAATTGGAGAGGAGTTGCCAGAATAATTCTTTTCGTGTGCAATGGAAGTCAATAAGAATTTAAATCAATGAATGATTCATATGATACGGTCGGGTTGCAATATTCTGACCAAATAATTGGGTCAACATCATTGGTCGATCCACCGAGTGACGTAGATTCCAATAATAAAGtattaaataacaataaataaataataaatcgttgacttgacctcgtacatctacAGGCTGTGCATAAGTCGTGCATCCGTCTCTAATTATTAAATcagtaaatatttatttaaataaaactttgAAAAGTATTTGGATCCATTCGTTTGaaatcaacaattttaaaaacattttaattgtTTGGATAATTTTAAAACGATAGAATTCCAATTCTTATATCCTTTGTGTTGGTGTAATAATTGTTCATGTACAATAAAATAATGTAAAcatgatgtttgagttgacgtaggatttaaaatatttgagttaaacTATTGTCATTAGGTATagattttggtaaaacgacaaacatTTAGTCttataattggtatcagagtctcATGAATTCAATTCTcgttgattgcaaggagtgtaaTTATTGGCATGAAATTTGTTGGTTCAATAATTTTCATTGTAAGTATAAGGATTGAAACGTGATACTTGAAGATGGCACAATTACTATTAGTTATAGATTTTGCTACTACATCGAGTATTTGTTCCTAATCCTTCCAAATTTAACGTTTTACACTAACAACTTTCTTAGTGGATgtctgatttttattttcttgatagCACTTAATATATTTacagattttattttaattttttgctgcgttatacaataaaaaaataaaatactttttttCGAGAGATGTAAGGATTTGAATtgagaattataatttatttttaaaaaataaagaacgagttttaaataatttttaaaaaaaataattacggCGGCGTTCTTTTTTGGGCCGTCAAATCTAGATTCACCAATCTACAACCTTCATTGTCCTCTATATATCGGACTAGTAATTGTGGGCTTCGGCAAAAGCCCATTTCGTAAaagatgatttttaaaaaaaaaaaaaacagagagaaaTTAGATATTGCTTTCCTAATCCTACGACTTTTAAACTTGTCCTCTCatccatttaaataaataaataaattaatcactaataatcattttaaaattagttttcacataaattttcaaattttccaataaaaatacccccaatttaaaatgtttcaaccaaattataattgtaacactACTAATAGACTAAAACTAATACCcacttatatttttctttaaagttTACGAAAAAAATACAACAATAAATCGTGATTTTTAANNNNNNNNNNNNNNAAAAAAAAAACTGCATATTGCCTTAAATTTACACCAATGCGGCCATCTTCCTTCTCGACGAGCTCATTCAAGAGTTTGATAACACGACATTTACGCAAAAACCGAACCATCTGTTAATGATGAAGCAGCTGCAGGCTTCGGTGGAGGTGATATAAACCCCGACGATCGAGTTGAGTATTCGACTTTCTTAATCCACTGAGGTGCGGCAATAGCATGAAATGTCTCTCCATTGAATTACTCACTGGCCTCCCACCATTTCAAAAGCATCATATAAAGGACTCCCACGATCCCATATCTTTACGTCGAGTGATTCCTCCATACTCTTCATCTGATTTAGAGtgtttcttgaagttttataCAGTTGTTGAGAGGGAGACATACAGTCACAGATGGAGGAGCGTTGGCgtcttttgtttttatataattacCCACTGCTCAGATTCCATGAATAGTTTCAAAGCTAAGGCACTGGCGACTAAATGCATATTCggattataaatattaaacaaaaaaaaataataataaattagcaAAGTGTCTATACATAAAAATAGTAtaaagcatttttaaaaaaaataatataaaacaaacCAGTTTTTACATGTAATATGTACTTTATTGATTAAGGCAAAcacaaacaaagaaataaaaNTACTGTCTAAAATTGTTTGAGTAACATCATGTTTAAGAGTATTTCTCAATCTAAACAGGTCAAAACACAATAGATAAAATAACACGATGgccataaacatatatattcatttGTTCATATGACAAACTTTTCAATCAACGTGATTATGACATAATAACAACTTTGTCAAaccagaaaatatttttttcatccaaatatcattcataaaagaaaaacaataaaaataaattaatagagTAATGGATTTACTATGACCCAAACCACAGTGTACTTAAATGAAGCACACAAAATTATaagcaataataaaaaaaatattctcttaattaattaaaattagcatactattgttaaaataaaaccactaaAATTGTTATGAAGTTTAATTCAATTgcttttgctaacttttaacccTTTATAGATTTTGTTTACTTTTTTATGTTTGGTTTTTAGAACTACAtatttagataattaattttatatcagcaTACATATTTTTCGGTGGATACCTTTatctaaatttcattaaaaaatttctaCATGCAAAAATGCttcataaaacaaaattttacatCTTGTAGCTTTCGAGCAATGGCTGTAAACAAAACATAGATATTGCTTTCTCTAACATCCATTTTAAGGGGAAAAgatttctaaaattattttcaaaataatctcAAATTTAGCCAAAAATTCACTAACGATTGATAAAAAAAGATCATATGCCAAATCAGTAAATCAACTGCTATAACTATTAAGTCTCATTACAAAAAACCTGAATCACTTGCTATCATGAAAGATTTTAATTCACATGATTGTAATATAACAGAATAAGAGATGGTAAAAAATGAGAATGACTTGAACATTATCAACTATAATAGATCGAATTTCTACATATTTAACATCATCTTTGGGACAAAACTAAAAACTgagttaatataaatatatattctaccTTTCTTctcaaatgataaaaaaaatgctcTAACCAATAAAGAGATATCAGATAAAAATGGATCAAGAATGTCAAGTATAATAAAAGTACTTCAATTTATTTGTATCATTAATTGCTAGCTCTAGGGAAACATCAAAGgttaaacaaattatatatgtgaacaaatgaaatgaaaaacaaaatgaaaacaaaatattacaaTCATCATAATAGAATGCAAAACCTCTTTCGACAAACAAATGCCACAAAGAGggaaaaaaatgtgaaaataacaaaaaacgaatgtaacaaagaagaaaaagaaaagcatggagaaaacaatttaaaaaagtGAAGAAGAATGATAAAACAAGTGAAAAAAGAATACAAAGGTAATACTAAAGGTCAAAAGAATATAATAAACACatgaactaaaaaataaatgcataagACATCAATTTCCAGCaacataaatataattgaattataactactaaaatgaattaaatcatattaaccTTAACATGGATAATGACTAAAATAACCCTATCAACTATATCAAAATGCAAAACAAGAGGTCATAATAGTAAGCTCACAAATagaactcatatatttataggtatatagatatatatatatttatatccaaAATTTTTTATGGTTGACATATAAGTTATTTGTGACACGGTCTCACATATCTATGTCCGTGAGACGAGTTGATTTTAATTCCGGGATTGATCAAAGGAAAATAAATGGCAGTGGCATATTACATGGTGTAATTGAATTTTATTGTCGTATGATAGTAATATCACTACAGGCCGATATTTTACATGCAGATAAAGTAAATGAAAGCAGCAAATTCAAACTAAAATGCAGTGCTGAAGTAGCTCTTGACGACATTATTAGACAGTATTTGAAGCACAATCTTGTTTGTTGGCCCCACGCATCGCGGCGTTTTGAACTGACTAACAGCGGATCCTAATCCAACGTAGTGATCCAAGATCTTGTGAAAAGTACCCCTCTTCACGATTCGGAGTTCGAGGGCTCCAATGGTGTTCACCTTCCGAGAACTCATGTACCCTGCATCGACGAATGATCTGTCCAAACAGTTGCAGCATTCTTGGAGGATTTCATGATTCGGGTCGTCACTCGTTTCCCAGAAGATCACATAATGGGcaggatcagttgatatatcGACCTGGCTTGTAAAATCTACGACTTCTTGATTCTTCGCAGATAGCAGCTTGGCCGCGGCCTCAACTGATAGCTGTAGATCCTTCTCGGTGTTCTTGTCAATGTTGATTGTGAGAAGGAGATTTTTCCTGCAAACGAACTGGAGCTCGGGAGTCGAGTTGTGGAATCCTTTAACTTTGACTACGTCTCCTAATCTGTAACGGTACAGTCCTGCAAGAGTGCAACTTATAAGCATCATCTTTCAACAAACTTTGCAGTTGTCACTTGTCACACAAACCAATGAATGGTTCAGTACTTGAGCTACTCGAATAAATGTTACCACCGACGACTTATAAGAATTACAATCAATCTTACATAGGATtaataataaagaataaattatggGAACACCAAGACCTGGAAAAGATTAAAATATGCCTTCATACCATCCAACAACCACATGGCAAGTGGGTATCAGGAGTTAGTAAACTAGTTAATAGAATCTGCAAGCCTAAACAACAAGGTTCAAAGTATGATTTTTTAACTGCCTTAATgattgaaaaaacaaaaaactagTCATCGAGATAACGTAAAAAACAGAGAAAGAAAAGAGAAACAATTGAGCACCTGCAAAATTAGTGACAAGGACTTCGTACTCCTCACCAACCTTTACTTCGGTTAGTCCAACAGGATTCGGCTCGACGCTGTTGAAATCATCGTTCAAAGGGATGAATTCAAAAAAACCTATATTAGGAAGCACAGCAAATGTAGCTAGTTCTGGTGGTAACTTTGGGTTGACATTCACTCCAATCCACCCTTCAGAGGATCCATAATCAGCACTTAATAACGGCAAGTTTCCAGCGTAATGCCGCAACTTCATTAGATAAGGCTCCATGGAACCTGTCATGATTCCATAAATATATTTGGCATTTGGAAACAACTCTGGGACCAATCCATTCCAGTTGCTTAATCCCAAGATCTTGTGAGAAATTGTATTAGCCGATTCAGAATCGGGCTTAAGAATCTTGGACACTGCCAATCGAACTGATGGGACCGTGATTCGGGTACTGAGAACTCCTTCTCGGATATCACTGACAAGTTCTTCCCAAACTTGCTCTAAAGTTCGGAAGGCGTGGATGATGCAGTGGGCAAATGTGGATGAAATGACTTGAACTTTGTCTCGGAAGATTAGCCCACACAAAAGATGACAGTATAAAGACTGGTGAAAGTCAGGGCCGAATATCACTTCATCGGGACTGCAAAATGGAATCTGCATTTCCCTcattgttttctttatttttgagTTACGGTACACATTAGTGGTGGCGGTTCCAGCTGCTAGTCCACCTTTTGTCATGAATTGTTTGCTACTGAAAATGAATTGTAATGCCTTTCCACCCGCGATTGGATATTCTCTGAAAAAGTAATTTGTTCCACTCAAGCTCAAGTATGGAATACCAAGTGTCAGAAAGACACTACAGGAAAAATACTAAAGTGAGCTTGCATGTGCATTGCTGTCCCGAGGTCAGAATTTACAAAACAAACCGAACCTTTATATCCACAGAGGAAACTTTTAATCAACACCCATTCTGGTCAACAATCGTGCAGGATGGTAGACAATACCTAGACTGAAAGATTGTGATTAAAGGAAGATCCATGTGCGAGAGCAGGGTGGGACTGCGCGCATGCAGTTCCTTGAGGTGAGGCATTTGAAGGGGATTTGGGATCGAAACTTGTAATCTTAGTTAAACTACATATAGGACTAATAACTTGAGACAAGGTGGAAGCGACCGGATTTTATTCTCATCGGGAGCAACTAGCATTTTGAAATTCCTGAAGCtaaatatcatttgaaatacCTGAAATGATCGACAATGGAGCAAATCTTGACATGTAATGTCACGTTTGATACTCTGAAGAGTGAAGGCTATACTTTCAACATAGAGAACGCTAGGAAGGGCAGAAGAAAGCAAATGGAATGCAACTGATTCAAAACTCATATGATGAACGATATATATTCTgacatttgattttttaaaaaaaataaagaaattttaTACACAATTACTACTTTTCTTGTCGAGCCCAGTGTGAGCAAAAGAATTGAGCTCTGACTGCACACCTAGGATATTCAAAAAATGCGAAAGAAATTTGTCTAATCAGAGGACCTCATGgataaattcaaatatcaaacaaaataagGTTCCATTAAGCCAACCTACAAAATTAAAGGGGCCGGGATCAGTGGACACCATCAAAATTACCTGTTTCTAAACGCAAAAGAAGTTTTGAATATCTGCAGGGTATTTTCCATCAATTCATCATTAAAAGGCACAAACTTTGGCTTCCCTTGTGTTGTGCCAGAACTGCAAGAATCTCAAATTTCACCCAACTTTGAAAACTTTTAAAAACCCGTAAATAGAGACGATGAATCCAGAAGATGGGTACCTCAATGAAATGGTAGTAATTGGTTTTCCAGTCAAAATGGGTGAATTTTGGCCGTCGGCGATTCGCTGAATGTAAGATTCCAAGTCCTTGTGGGTGACAAGGGGGATACAAGCCCTGAAGCTTTCAGGATCAGTTCTTCCATTGAGACCCCATTCTTGCAAATACTCAGCCTCACCATTTTCTTCCAATATTTTCTTTAGAGCTTCCGTCTGAACTTCTCCAGCATCCCTTGTCATCGCTTCAAATTCTTCTATAACTGCCTCTGGATCAAATACTTCCTCCATTTTATCCAACATGTTAACCATTCAATTGAGCAACTGTAATTTAGTCACAAATTCTCGTAAGATAACAAAATCTTGAAACGGgaaaagaaaaatttacaaGCAGCTAGGTAGACATGCGAGTTAGCAATTATGAAACTTCACCGAGAAAATTGATGGGAAAAGGTCGAAAGAGAAGTAGGCATGTGGCggaacaaagaaagaaaattattttattaccaTAACTGTAAGAAAATGCTATAAAATAGGATATGAGAATAAAAGGAAAAGAATTCCAAGGATCGAAAGCATGATGTGACGACTTGAAAAGACAGCTCGAGTGAGCGAGATGAAATTGAGGATAGCTTCTAGCCATCATCAACACAATGAAAGCGATACGATTTCATTTGAATTGTCAAGAAAATCAACTCCGGAAAGAATAACATCTAACTTTAAATATTCAACATGTATTTCTACTCGCATAGTATAAACATGAGAATCACAAACTGTCCAAATAGCTTTTCCAGAAAAGTTATAAAGCAGCAACTTCAAGAAAGTCATACACAACCTAAAGTGCTTCTCCCGTATTGAATCTAACTACTCTGGAAACGACGATAAAGAAAGAGGATAACCCACACCATATATGtacagaaaaaagaaagaaagattaATCGCTAAATTTATAGATAAAAAGGTCTGAGCAAGAATATAACAACAGAGGCAGAAAAGTCCATCTACAAACAACTTACAGAATTAGTAGTGTGCGATAATAGAGAAACGATCAGATTTTTCTTTGTGGGTAAGATGCTAGCGAAAGTTAGAGGCATAGAAGGGCTTGAAATTTCATTGGAAATGGAGCTTAGAATGCTAAGACTTGGAAGAAAATGGTGTTGCCCATGGGAGGTGAATGTGcgtgtatatatacacacactcacacacaatGGAGACATGTTTGTGGGACTGAGAAATACCTAAAATGACCTTGTGTCAAGATTAGCGATGGTTTATTAAACATAATGGTCATGTGTTTCACTGCTATTGGAATTATCAGTTGACACCTGACAACTGAATCtaactttgaaattttttattaaactgTGTATAATCACATTAAAGTAATTATATatacaatataaaaaatatagatgAGCCTATTTTTTACATGTTTAAGTGAAACAATATGACGAATCAACTCCATTCATATCTGaagtgaaaattaataatttgacataaaaaataattttttaatgttttgggttaagTAGAAGgtatgtatcacaaaattgatatctGAGACAGTCTTatgtgaatttttatatgtttttttatgaaaatatatataggaAAATTTCAAGTAACAATAAAACAagtcataaattaaaaataaatacttaagGTTATTTTTTCCCCTTTAGATTATATGGTCTACATAATATATGACATATATAATGAATTATAATTACTTGATTTTCTATAAAACGATCTCATATACTTATATTTGTTATATAAGCTGATTCGATTCATATATGTagtgaaaaataacattttttcatGGATTGAATTAAATTTCTTCTGTgacacggtctcacggatctacATCCCTGAGACAGGATCGACAAGGTCCATAccttgaatgaaaaatattgattttgacataaaaataatatttttttatgaatcaatctggtaaaatatttatctcataaaattgatatatgaGACAGTCTAATAGGAGTTTTTATGACTTTTTTTTATGAAAGTACATGGATGG
This window of the Primulina huaijiensis isolate GDHJ02 chromosome 3, ASM1229523v2, whole genome shotgun sequence genome carries:
- the LOC140972711 gene encoding jasmonoyl--L-amino acid synthetase JAR4-like; this encodes MVNMLDKMEEVFDPEAVIEEFEAMTRDAGEVQTEALKKILEENGEAEYLQEWGLNGRTDPESFRACIPLVTHKDLESYIQRIADGQNSPILTGKPITTISLSSGTTQGKPKFVPFNDELMENTLQIFKTSFAFRNREYPIAGGKALQFIFSSKQFMTKGGLAAGTATTNVYRNSKIKKTMREMQIPFCSPDEVIFGPDFHQSLYCHLLCGLIFRDKVQVISSTFAHCIIHAFRTLEQVWEELVSDIREGVLSTRITVPSVRLAVSKILKPDSESANTISHKILGLSNWNGLVPELFPNAKYIYGIMTGSMEPYLMKLRHYAGNLPLLSADYGSSEGWIGVNVNPKLPPELATFAVLPNIGFFEFIPLNDDFNSVEPNPVGLTEVKVGEEYEVLVTNFAGLYRYRLGDVVKVKGFHNSTPELQFVCRKNLLLTINIDKNTEKDLQLSVEAAAKLLSAKNQEVVDFTSQVDISTDPAHYVIFWETSDDPNHEILQECCNCLDRSFVDAGYMSSRKVNTIGALELRIVKRGTFHKILDHYVGLGSAVSQFKTPRCVGPTNKIVLQILSNNVVKSYFSTAF